A portion of the Musa acuminata AAA Group cultivar baxijiao chromosome BXJ1-1, Cavendish_Baxijiao_AAA, whole genome shotgun sequence genome contains these proteins:
- the LOC135584277 gene encoding uncharacterized protein LOC135584277: MTLEDFFTLTEMRDGLSSLPRIEELLSMIQKLNDSVTSNLGDAVRQWSTVASVLAATDNKECVNQFLQLNGLVFLNQWLQEALKLHADVSGVEELISSLLTFFERFPIELKQITASGIGVTIELLLDHKSILIKEKARILYDKWNHARNDGKSCHDQETSGTCQSDQLEPFEDVQMNEKSMDLVNSVVDIPPCTERIGEGKCEVKLAGTEIQVADVTVCSGSSPHDSTYKEKVIASQKAISTSSNPINPNAVSADVCSSGSSLVSTSCQEKLTVIEGSSVSVAVGKSSTGTGSQSGREGDTDDQPDASLLKNVPDSVRGMDVEMREVKPCKSNQRETCSNSSSFVFSTSVTPSVAAPELTNSRKLDSNNGDSCASKAMLHELNSGAFDHGKEKCLITAKESNTAANLASGIHELACTVSNLSDPGDPQLPCQREEAMSSVLKGTDGEVNLNIRKGHFLNSPDFLKVVGTKANKEIGRKSDMRLECLDDALEVARQVAIAVEQEVVDYREPFCSSPEVNSGGTTGSHNPDSEEEKQDQPVTEEIGGNSSSAGNGPSVTTSTEKGSEITQNMSPDQENSEQNIESPKPNVPAQESVGKSIADRFNFDLNSDICSDEPECSLKPILKMPIGVSAPVAVIACSKGAPGLPVTPLCFGGEMGWKGSAATSAFRPASPRRTPDGERSSSGSKPKTNSLEFDLNVAERADEVGDEPILVKELPASSSLPSGDSCVEVSSRRTEKLSLDLNRLGDEETSMCPSSSLKLHFQSGERSLSSASSSSSRQPFLRDFDLNDNPSFPNIGNSCNFDMSSTKPSDSFGVPTPTDPVIKIMGSKIAVERKANDNQVQQSFLSVGLKMEPPVVARPLMAYTNMPTPTYGYTGLPTGPSVSVPPAYYSPGNISYMVDSRGATVMPHVTGSAALGLTSARPPFLIGAAMPSNMAGFGSLQPGLDLNGGMTSVEGGIREGSSFRQFFLQGHGRWMEEQPKTGAQPSSSDTTLKRKEPDSGWEPYPHGYKQMTSWQ, encoded by the coding sequence ATGACGCTAGAAGATTTTTTCACCCTAACTGAGATGAGGGATGGCCTTTCGAGTCTCCCTAGGATTGAAGAGCTGCTCTCCATGATTCAGAAACTGAATGATTCTGTTACGAGTAACTTAGGTGATGCAGTAAGACAATGGTCTACAGTTGCAAGTGTTTTAGCAGCTACAGACAATAAGGAATGTGTTAATCAATTTCTCCAGTTGAATGGGCTTGTTTTTCTTAACCAATGGCTTCAAGAAGCACTGAAGCTCCATGCTGATGTTAGTGGTGTTGAAGAGCTGATAAGTTCATTATTGACATTTTTTGAGAGGTTTCCAATTGAGCTTAAACAGATAACTGCCTCTGGAATTGGAGTTACCATCGAACTTCTTCTTGATCACAAAAGCATTCTAATTAAGGAGAAGGCTAGAATTTTGTATGATAAGTGGAATCATGCAAGAAATGATGGTAAAAGTTGCCATGATCAGGAAACAAGTGGGACTTGTCAAAGTGATCAGCTTGAACCTTTTGAGGATgtgcagatgaatgaaaaaagtaTGGACTTAGTAAATTCAGTTGTTGATATTCCCCCATGCACAGAAAGAATTGGTGAAGGAAAATGTGAAGTGAAATTGGCAGGAACTGAGATCCAGGTTGCTGATGTCACAGTATGTTCAGGCAGTTCCCCTCATGATTCCACCTATAAAGAAAAAGTTATAGCATCACAAAAAGCTATTTCTACATCTTCCAATCCCATCAATCCGAATGCAGTTTCAGCAGATGTGTGTTCATCGGGGTCATCCCTTGTAtcaacctcttgtcaggagaagtTAACTGTTATAGAGGGGTCTTCTGTTTCTGTTGCAGTAGGAAAGTCCTCTACTGGCACTGGTTCACAATCTGGTCGGGAAGGAGATACAGATGATCAGCCTGATgcatcattgttgaaaaatgtccCTGATAGCGTAAGAGGGATGGATGTGGAAATGAGGGAAGTGAAACCATGCAAATCCAATCAAAGAGAAACTTGCAGTAATTCTTCATCCTTTGTGTTTTCTACTTCTGTGACACCATCGGTCGCTGCTCCAGAGCTGACTAATTCACGCAAGTTGGATTCTAACAATGGTGACTCGTGTGCCTCAAAGGCAATGCTACATGAGCTAAATTCTGGTGCTTTTGACCATGGGAAGGAAAAGTGTTTAATAACAGCCAAGGAGTCCAACACAGCTGCAAATCTCGCTAGTGGTATTCATGAACTTGCCTGTACTGTCAGCAACCTCAGCGATCCAGGTGATCCTCAGTTACCTTGTCAAAGGGAGGAAGCCATGAGTAGTGTCCTTAAAGGCACTGATGGTGAGGTCAATCTTAATATTCGTAAAGGTCATTTCTTGAACTCTCCTGATTTCCTAAAAGTCGTGGGGACCAAGGCAAATAAGGAAATTGGTCGAAAGTCAGATATGAGACTTGAATGTTTGGATGATGCACTAGAGGTTGCAAGGCAAGTCGCTATAGCAGTGGAGCAAGAGGTGGTTGATTATAGAGAGCCTTTTTGCAGCTCTCCTGAGGTCAACTCTGGTGGAACAACTGGTTCTCATAACCCTGATTCTGAAGAAGAAAAGCAGGATCAACCAGTGACCGAGGAAATTGGTGGGAATAGTTCATCTGCTGGAAATGGTCCTTCTGTTACTACATCTACTGAGAAGGGGTCAGAGATCACACAGAACATGAGCCCTGACCAGGAAAACTCTGAGCAAAATATAGAATCACCCAAACCAAATGTTCCTGCTCAGGAATCAGTTGGTAAGTCTATCGCAGACAGATTCAATTTCGATCTGAATTCAGATATTTGCAGTGATGAACCTGAATGCTCGTTAAAGCCCATTTTGAAAATGCCTATCGGCGTGTCTGCTCCTGTAGCTGTTATTGCTTGTTCAAAAGGAGCTCCAGGATTGCCTGTTACACCTCTCTGTTTCGGAGGTGAAATGGGATGGAAAGGTTCGGCTGCTACCAGTGCTTTTCGGCCAGCATCTCCTCGGAGAACTCCTGATGGTGAAAGGTCATCTTCTGGTTCAAAACCAAAGACAAACTCGCTTGAATTTGATTTGAATGTGGCTGAAAGGGCTGATGAGGTGGGTGATGAACCCATATTGGTGAAGGAGTTGCCTGCTTCCTCTAGTCTGCCATCCGGAGATTCATGTGTGGAAGTTAGTTCGAGAAGAACAGAGAAGCTAAGTTTGGATCTTAATCGCCTTGGAGATGAAGAAACGTCTATGTGTCCATCCTCATCCTTGAAGCTGCATTTCCAGAGTGGAGAGCGGAGCCTGTCTTCagcttcatcatcatcttccagGCAGCCTTTTCTTAGAGACTTTGACCTGAATGATAACCCATCTTTCCCCAATATTGGTAATTCTTGCAACTTTGATATGTCATCAACCAAACCCTCTGATTCTTTTGGAGTTCCAACACCCACTGATCCCGTTATCAAAATTATGGGATCAAAAATTGCTGTTGAAAGGAAAGCTAATGACAACCAAGTGCAGCAGTCTTTTCTATCAGTAGGACTGAAGATGGAGCCTCCTGTTGTCGCAAGGCCACTGATGGCTTATACAAACATGCCAACCCCCACTTATGGATATACTGGACTCCCGACTGGGCCTTCCGTGTCAGTCCCCCCAGCATATTATTCACCTGGAAACATTTCTTACATGGTAGACTCCAGAGGTGCAACAGTCATGCCGCATGTTACTGGCTCAGCAGCTCTTGGTCTAACATCTGCCAGGCCACCCTTTCTTATAGGTGCGGCTATGCCCTCAAACATGGCTGGTTTTGGGTCTTTGCAACCTGGTCTTGACTTGAATGGTGGTATGACGTCCGTGGAGGGTGGGATCAGAGAAGGCAGCAGTTTTAGACAATTCTTTTTGCAAGGTCACGGTCGATGGATGGAAGAACAACCGAAGACCGGTGCACAGCCTTCCAGTTCAGACACTACATTGAAGCGGAAAGAGCCAGACTCTGGATGGGAGCCTTATCCGCATGGTTACAAGCAGATGACATCATGGCAATAA